CGTCACTTAGCTGCCCCCCCGCGGTGCCGTCGCGGAGACATCCCTGCGGAAAATCTGGCACTTTTAGACAGATAAGATATTCTTATATTTAAATCATTGGGAGAATTGATTACAAATCACTGCAAGGAAAGGACTTACACCGATTGCACAAATTTCTGTTCAAAGCGCTCTAACCCCCTGAGATTCCGGGCTCGGAGGTCCCTTCGGAGGGGTTTCTCCGCAGGGTTTTCCACAGGAGCTGCGGATTCCCTTCGTCACATCCGCGGTGTCCCGCGTCGTTGAAGGCAATCACCAGTGCGGGCGGCACGGTCACCTGCGAAGCCAGCGCCGACCGCAGCTCGACGGGGAACAGCCAGCGGGGCCGCGGCGCGCGTCGGAAGGTCCGCAGCAGCAGCGACTCGGCCGCCGAAGGGTCGACTTCGAGGGCCAGGCGACCGATCTCGCCACCGACCTCGACATTCCACCCCACCACCTGATCGATCATCGCGCGGCGCCAGCCGGCGTCGATTCCAGGCCAGGTCTCGACCTCGTCGAGGGCTGCCTCCAGCAGAGGCTCTCGGCCTTCCCAGAAGACTGCCGCCGCCAGCCGTGGCTCGGCGAGCAAGGCCCGCCCCGCGGTGATCGCCGCCCCCTCCGACGCCGGCGCGAAGGCAGTGCGGTAAAACGGCGCCAAGGGGCTGAACGGATCGAGCTGGCAGGCGGCCGCCAAGGCCGAGTCGGCCCACGGCTGTCCGGCATCGCCGCCGAGCACTCCGGCCGTCAGCCAAAACACCGCGACGCCGGGAGCGTCCTCGACCGCCCCCAGGGCGAGCCCGGCGGACGCCGCCGCGGCCGGCGCATCCCAGGCCAAGGCAGCACCGTAGAGGGGAAACTCCGGATCGATCCGGTGGGCCAGGCGCGGCCCCTGGGGATGGTGCTCGAAGAGCCAGTGGCCCCGGCTCGGTGCCCACAGCACGACGACAGCCCACAGCAGCAGCGACACCCATCCCCAGCGAGCATGCACCGCGCCGCGGCGGGGCGCCTCCGGGGCGAGGGCAGCTCCCGCGACGACGGCGAGCGCCACGGGCAGAGCGAGGACTGCCAGCCAGGCCGTTCCCAGGCCCGCCCAGGCAGCACCGACGAGGCCGAGAAGGGGTCCGCTCGGGGTCCGCCGACGACGCCAGAGAAACGCCGCCAGCAGGGCGAGCAGGAGGAGGGTCCCGACACCCCCGAGCTCGTAGAGAAGCTGCAGCGGCAGGCTGTGCAGCTCGGCGACGACCTCGCCGGGCGGCGAGATTCCGGGACGTGGCTCGAGGTGGAGACCGAGAGTCCAGGGCGTGGTGCCGGGCCCCCAGCCGAACCAAGGACGCTGCAGCCATCCCTCCAGCCCACCCTGCCAGTAGACGGCGCGCGCCTGGGCCGACGGGTCGCGACCGGCGAAGAGGGACCACAGGCGCGGTAGGGCAACCAGCCCCGCAGCCGCCGCCAGCCAGCCGAAGGAACGCCCACCTCGCCGCATCCCGAGCCAGCCAACCTGGAGCGCCAAACCGGTGATGCCGAGGAGCGACCCGGTGCCGAGCACGGCCGCCACCGAAAGCACCAGGGCGATCACGAACACGGCGCGCTGGCGCCCCCGGGCAGCGACCATGCCAAGCCACAGCAGGGGCAGCAGAGCAAGCCACCAGAAGGCCATCAAGCCATGGTGGCCAAGCGGCCGAGCGGCGCGTGGGTCGCCGAGCAGGGCGCGGCCCACCAGCGACCAGAGAGCGACTGCGGCGAGCAAGCAGGCAAGGGCGACGAGGCCCGTCTGGCGCCGCCGAGGATCACGCCAGGCGCGAGCCACGGCCGTCGGCAAGAGGACGAAGGCCGGCAGCAGGGCCCAAGCGACCCGGCCGGCGCGGGGCAGATCGCTGGCCCCGGCGCTGGCGGCGACGGCCACCAGGAAAGCGGCGAGCAGCCAGCGCCCCCCGGCCCCCAGGTCCCAAGGGTCGCGCCAAGCGGCCACCGCGGGCAACGCCGCCAGCAGCAGTAAGAGGTGCCCGATGACCGCGCCCGCGGCCGAGGCGCCGCCGACGACGGTGCCGCACCAACCGGTGAAAACCGCCAGGAGAGCGACCGGCCAGAGCGCCTGGCCATGGGTCTTGGCGGCACTGAGCGCGATCCGCGGGTTCAGGGGCTCCCTCCCATGGCTGCCTACGATATCCTCCCCTGGGAAAGCCGAGGTGGGCCGCTCGACCGGCCAGAGGAAAACCCCGTCGGCGAGCGCGCGGCGCCTACAGTGCACGATCGCGTTTCCGCCCCGGTGAGGGAGCTCGACGCCCTGCCTCGAGGCCGGCGTGTCAGCGCAGCCGCGACGCGTGCAGCTCGCCGCCGCGCGGTCGCCTCGCACACCGCCCCGAAAGCCACCTCGAGCTCCAACGACCGACTTCTCAAGCTCAGGAGATTTTCATGACCGTAGCCACCTCTTCGTCCGTCCAAGACCTCTTGGCCTCACTGGGCCTGTCGGCGGAGAACCCCGGCGCCTTCGATGGCCGCTGGATCGACACCCAGGGCGAGCGCATCGAATCGATCAATCCCGCCACCGGCGAGGTCATCGCCGCCGTCAACCTGGCCACCGAAGCCGACTACGAGCGCGTTTCCGCCACCACCGTCGAAGCCTTCGCAGCCTGGCGCACCTGGCCCGCTCCGCAGCGCGGCGAGGTCGTCCGTCAGCTCGGCCTGGAGCTGCGCAACCACAAGGACGCCCTCGGCCGCCTGGTCACCCTCGAGGTCGGCAAGATCCTCAGCGAGGGCCTCGGCGAGGTCCAGGAAATGATCGACATGGCAGACCTCGCCGTCGGCATGTCGCGCCAGCTCTACGGCAAGACGATGCACTCGGAGCGGCCGCAGCATCGCATGTACGAGCAGTGGCACCCGCTCGGTCCGGTGGGCATCATCTCGGCGTTCAATTTCCCGGTCGCGGTGTGGGCCTGGAACTCGACCGTCGCCGCCATCTGCGGCAACTCGATGATCTGGAAGCCTTCCGAGGCAGCTCCCCTGACCGCTCTCGCCGTCACCCGTATCGCCCAGCGCGTCCTCGAGGCCAACGATGCGCCGCCGATCTTCAACCTGCTGATTGCCGGCCGTGGCGGTCCGTCCGAGCGCCTGGTGGCGGATCGCCGCTTCCCGCTCATCTCCGCCACCGGCTCGACCCGCATGGGCCGTGCCGTCGGCTCGGTGGTGGCTCAGCGCCTCGGCCGCTCGCTGCTCGAGCTCGGTGGCAACAACGC
The Acidobacteriota bacterium genome window above contains:
- a CDS encoding aldehyde dehydrogenase family protein produces the protein MTVATSSSVQDLLASLGLSAENPGAFDGRWIDTQGERIESINPATGEVIAAVNLATEADYERVSATTVEAFAAWRTWPAPQRGEVVRQLGLELRNHKDALGRLVTLEVGKILSEGLGEVQEMIDMADLAVGMSRQLYGKTMHSERPQHRMYEQWHPLGPVGIISAFNFPVAVWAWNSTVAAICGNSMIWKPSEAAPLTALAVTRIAQRVLEANDAPPIFNLLIAGRGGPSERLVADRRFPLISATGSTRMGRAVGSVVAQRLGRSLLELGGNNALVVMDDADLDLALRGVLFAAVGTAGQRCTTTRRLFLHKSIADEMRRRLVEAYDSIRIGDPLDPGTLMGPLINQQAVDGMQQALEAVRAQGGTVLRGGAVIDGPGFFVEPAIADANTAMAITCEETFAPILYLFEFDDLDAVIAEHNAVPQGLSSAIFTRNMQSAERFLAATGSDCGIANVNIGTSGAEIGGAFGGEKETGGGREAGSDSWKAYMRRQTCTLNWGTELPLAQGVEFDVG
- a CDS encoding O-antigen ligase family protein, producing the protein MHCRRRALADGVFLWPVERPTSAFPGEDIVGSHGREPLNPRIALSAAKTHGQALWPVALLAVFTGWCGTVVGGASAAGAVIGHLLLLLAALPAVAAWRDPWDLGAGGRWLLAAFLVAVAASAGASDLPRAGRVAWALLPAFVLLPTAVARAWRDPRRRQTGLVALACLLAAVALWSLVGRALLGDPRAARPLGHHGLMAFWWLALLPLLWLGMVAARGRQRAVFVIALVLSVAAVLGTGSLLGITGLALQVGWLGMRRGGRSFGWLAAAAGLVALPRLWSLFAGRDPSAQARAVYWQGGLEGWLQRPWFGWGPGTTPWTLGLHLEPRPGISPPGEVVAELHSLPLQLLYELGGVGTLLLLALLAAFLWRRRRTPSGPLLGLVGAAWAGLGTAWLAVLALPVALAVVAGAALAPEAPRRGAVHARWGWVSLLLWAVVVLWAPSRGHWLFEHHPQGPRLAHRIDPEFPLYGAALAWDAPAAAASAGLALGAVEDAPGVAVFWLTAGVLGGDAGQPWADSALAAACQLDPFSPLAPFYRTAFAPASEGAAITAGRALLAEPRLAAAVFWEGREPLLEAALDEVETWPGIDAGWRRAMIDQVVGWNVEVGGEIGRLALEVDPSAAESLLLRTFRRAPRPRWLFPVELRSALASQVTVPPALVIAFNDAGHRGCDEGNPQLLWKTLRRNPSEGTSEPGISGG